One window from the genome of Balaenoptera musculus isolate JJ_BM4_2016_0621 chromosome 3, mBalMus1.pri.v3, whole genome shotgun sequence encodes:
- the C7 gene encoding complement component C7 has translation MKAISLFFLVGFIGEFQVFSSASSPVNCQWASYAPWSECNGCTKTQTRRRSVAVYGQYGGHPCVGSAFEPQSCEPTRGCPTEEGCGERFRCFSGQCISRSLVCNGDSDCEEDGADEDRCEDSESRPSCDLDKPPPNIELTGHGYNALTGQFRNKVLNTKSFGGQCRKVFSGDGRDFYRLSGNILSYTFQVKINNDFNYEFYNSTWSYVKHTSTEHSSSSKGRFLFFSSSSSSYSYSSNIEEIHKEKSYQLLVLQNTVEVAQFINNNPDFLQLAESFWKELSYLPSLYDYSAYRRLIDQYGTHYLQSGSLGGEYKVIFYLDSEKIKQSGLSSEEKKKCASSHINFLFKLSEHTCKQMEETLKLVSGAQGNVLRGDPFVRGGRPGLVSGLSYLELDNPAGNKWRYSRWAGSVTELPQVIKQKLTPLYELVKEVPCASVKRLYLKRAIEEYLDEFDPCHCRPCQNGGMATVKGTQCQCHCKPYTFGVACEQGALVGDQAGGVDGGWSCWSSWGPCVQGKKTRSRECNNPPPSEGGKSCIGETSETRQCEDEELEHLRLLEPHCFPLSLVPTEFCPSPPALKDGYVQDEGAMFPVGKNIVYTCHEGYSLVGDPVARCGENLQWLVGKMHCQKIACVLPALMEGIQSHPHKPFYTVGEKVTFSCSGGRSLEGPSTFLCGSSLKWSPEMKNVQCVQKDAPLAPEVPECQRWEKLQNSRCVCKMPYECGSSLDVCARDERSKRILPLTVCKMHVLQCQGRNYTVAGRESCTLPASAEKACGVCPLWGKCDAQSSKCVCRAASECEETGFSVCVEANGRERTMTECEAGVLRCRGQSISVTSIRPCAAGAP, from the exons ACTCGCAGGCGGTCAGTTGCTGTTTATGGGCAGTATGGTGGCCATCCCTGTGTTGGAAGTGCTTTTGAACCACAATCGTGTGAACCTACACGAGGATGTCCAACAGAAGAGGGATGTGGAGAACGTTTCAGGTGTTTTTCAG GTCAGTGCATCAGCAGATCTTTGGTTTGCAATGGAGATTCTGACTGTGAAGAGGACGGTGCTGATGAAGACAGGTGTGAGGACTCAGAAAGCAGGCCTTCCTGTGACCTCGATAAACCTCCTCCCAACATAGAACTTACTGGACATGG ttacaaTGCGCTCACGGGCCAGTTTAGGAACAAAGTCCTCAACACTAAAAGTTTTGGTGGTCAATGCAGAAAGGTGTTTAGCGGGGATGGGAGAGATTTCTACAGACTGAGTGGGAATATCCTCTCCTATACATTCCAG gtgaaaataaataatgattttaattatgaattttacAATAGTACCTGGTCTTATGTAAAACATACATCAACAGAACATTCATCATCTAGTAAAGGACGCTTCCTCTTTTTTAGTTCTTCATCTTCTTCGTACAGTTACTCTTCAAATATTGAAGAAATCCATAAGGAAAAG AGTTATCAGTTGTTGGTTCTTCAGAACACTGTTGAAGTGGCTCAGTTTATCAATAACAATCCGGACTTTTTACAACTTGCTGAGTCATTCTGGAAGGAACTCTCCTACCTTCCCTCTCTGTATGACTACAGCGCCTATCGAAGATTGATCGACCAGTATGGGACACATTATCTTCAGTCTGGGTCCTTAGGAGGAGAATACAAAGTTATCTTTTATTTGGACTCAGAAAAAATCAAACAAAGCG GTCTTAGttcagaggagaagaagaaatgtgCTTCCTCACATatcaattttttgtttaaattatcaGAGCACACATGCAAGCAGATGGAAGAGACCTTAAAATTGGTTTCAG GAGCTCAGGGCAATGTGTTACGAGGGGACCCATTTGTCAGAGGGGGACGTCCTGGCCTTGTGTCTGGCCTTAGTTACCTGGAACTGGACAATCCTGCTGGAAACAAATGGAGATATTCTCGCTGGGCAGGATCTGTGACTGAACTTCCCCAAGTCATAAAACAAAAG CTGACACCTTTGTATGAGCTGGTAAAGGAAGTACCCTGTGCCTCTGTGAAAAGGCTATACCTGAAACGGGCCATTGAGGAATATCTGGATGAATTTGACCCCTGTCATTGCCGGCCTTGTCAAAATGGTGGCATGGCCACTGTTAAGGGGACCCAGTGTCAGTGCCATTGCAAACCATACACGTTTGGTGTGGCGTGTGAACAAGGAGCCCTCGTAGGGGATCAAGCAG GAGGGGTTGATGGAGGGTGGAGCTGCTGGTCCTCTTGGGGCCCCTGTGttcaagggaagaaaacaaggagCCGAGAATGCAATAACCCACCTCCCAGTGAGGGTGGGAAATCCTGCATTGGAGAAACGTCAGAAACCAGACAATGCGAAGACGAGGAGTTGGAGCACTTGCG attGCTTGAACCacattgttttcctttgtctttggttcCAACAGAATTCTGTCCATCACCTCCTGCCTTGAAAGACGGATATGTTCAA gATGAAGGTGCCATGTTTCCTGTTGGGAAAAACATAGTGTATACTTGCCATGAAGGATACTCTCTTGTTGGAGACCCTGTTGCCAGATGTGGAGAAAATTTACAGTGGCTTGTTGGGAAAATGCATTGTCAGA aaattGCCTGCGTTCTGCCTGCACTGATGGAGGGCATACAGAGTCATCCCCACAAACCTTTCTACACCGTTGGTGAGAAGGTGACCTTTTCCTGTTCAGGTGGCAGGTCCTTAGAAGGTCCTTCGACATTTCTCTGTGGATCCAGCCTTAAGTGGAGCCCTGAGATGAAGAATGTCCAGTGTGTGCAAAAAG ATGCCCCTTTGGCACCGGAAGTGCCTGAATGTCAGCGCTGGGAGAAACTGCAGAATTCAAGATGTGTTTGTAAAATGCCTTATGAATGTGG aTCCTCCTTGGATGTATGTGCTCGAGATGAGAGAAGCAAAAGGATACTGCCTCTGACAGTTTGCAAGATGCATGTTCTCCAATGTCAGGGTAGAAATTACACTGTTGCTGGTAGGGAGAGCTGTACTCTACCTGCCTCAGCTGAGAAAGCTTGCGGTGTGTGTCCACTATGGGGAAAATGTGATG CCCAGAGCAGCAAATGTGTCTGCAGAGCCGCCTCGGAGTGCGAGGAAACAGGGTTCAGCGTCTGCGTGGAAGCGAATGGCAGGGAGCGGACGATGACAGAGTGTGAGGCCGGTGTCCTGAGATGCCGAGGACAGAGCATCTCCGTCACCAGCATCCGGCCCTGCGCCGCCGGAGCCCCATAG